Proteins encoded together in one Streptomyces sp. TLI_171 window:
- a CDS encoding CaiB/BaiF CoA-transferase family protein gives MTPATPPAGPLAGVRVLELAGIGPGPFAAMLLADLGADVVRVDRPGGQTLGPAPAQDLTNRNKRSVLVDLKSPEGPGLVLELAARADLLIEGYRPGVAERLGVGPEQCLARNPALVYGRMTGWGQDGPLAERAGHDITYLATSGLLGLIGSPDGPPAIPANLLGDYAGGSLYLVVGLLAGLHHARATGTGQVVDAAVVDGAAHLSTLLWGLLGAGLWQDRRGVNLLDGGAPWYGTFETSDGRWMAVGPLEPQFYAEFAGLLELGEDAPAQYDLARWPELRKRIADRFATRTQDEWTALFTDHDACVAPVLTLRQAAAHPHLTARGSYTEQDGTVQPGTAPRFSVTPGALRTPPARPGEHTAEVARDWAVPTLDPQAS, from the coding sequence ATGACCCCCGCAACACCCCCCGCCGGGCCGCTGGCGGGCGTCCGGGTGCTGGAACTGGCGGGGATCGGGCCCGGCCCGTTCGCTGCCATGCTGCTCGCCGACCTGGGCGCCGACGTGGTGCGGGTGGACCGGCCCGGCGGGCAGACGCTCGGCCCGGCGCCCGCGCAGGACCTCACCAATCGCAACAAGCGGTCGGTGCTGGTCGACCTGAAGTCGCCCGAGGGTCCGGGGCTGGTGCTGGAGCTGGCCGCCCGCGCCGACCTGCTGATCGAGGGCTACCGGCCGGGGGTCGCCGAGCGGCTGGGTGTCGGGCCGGAGCAGTGCCTGGCCCGCAATCCGGCGCTGGTGTACGGGCGGATGACCGGCTGGGGCCAGGACGGCCCGCTCGCCGAGCGCGCCGGGCACGACATCACCTATCTCGCCACGTCCGGACTGCTGGGCCTGATCGGCAGCCCCGACGGGCCCCCGGCGATCCCCGCGAACCTGCTGGGCGACTACGCGGGCGGCTCGCTCTACCTGGTGGTGGGCCTGCTCGCGGGCCTCCACCACGCCCGCGCGACCGGCACCGGCCAGGTGGTCGACGCCGCCGTCGTGGACGGCGCCGCGCACCTGTCCACCCTGCTCTGGGGTCTGCTCGGCGCGGGCCTGTGGCAGGACCGGCGGGGCGTCAACCTGCTGGACGGCGGCGCGCCCTGGTACGGGACCTTCGAGACGTCCGACGGCCGCTGGATGGCGGTCGGCCCGCTGGAGCCGCAGTTCTACGCCGAGTTCGCCGGCCTGCTGGAACTGGGCGAGGACGCCCCGGCGCAGTACGACCTGGCGCGCTGGCCCGAGCTGCGCAAGCGGATCGCCGACCGTTTCGCCACCCGCACCCAGGACGAGTGGACCGCGCTGTTCACCGACCACGACGCCTGCGTGGCACCGGTCCTGACGCTGCGTCAGGCCGCCGCGCACCCGCACCTGACCGCCCGCGGCAGCTACACCGAGCAGGACGGAACGGTCCAGCCGGGCACCGCCCCGCGCTTCTCCGTCACGCCGGGCGCGCTGCGCACCCCGCCCGCGCGGCCCGGCGAGCACACCGCCGAGGTGGCCCGCGACTGGGCGGTACCGACACTCGACCCGCAAGCCTCCTGA
- a CDS encoding acyl-CoA dehydrogenase family protein, producing MQRELYTEEHEDFRETVRAFLAKEVTPHHARWEQQGVVDRSAWLAAGRAGLLGPAVDERYGGGGSPDFRFAAVLAEEFVRAGASGLAIGLHNDIIGPYLTGLATEEQKERWLPGFCSGELISAIAMTEPDTGSDLQAIRTTAVDAGDHYVLNGAKTFISNGILADLVVVVAKTTADGGAHGLSLLVVERGMPGFERGRNLDKIGQKAQDTAELFFQDVRVPKANLLGEENQGFLYLMRNLAQERLAIAVAAIAAAEFLVEETTAYVKQRTAFGRPLAKLQHVRFEIAELATECAVTRAFVDRCVLEHNRYNLTPVDASMAKWWATELQKRTADRCLQLHGGSGYMSDSAVARAFTDGRVQTIYGGTTEIMKEIIGRSLLA from the coding sequence GTGCAGCGCGAGCTCTACACCGAGGAACACGAGGACTTCCGCGAGACCGTCCGGGCCTTCCTCGCCAAGGAGGTCACCCCGCACCACGCCCGCTGGGAGCAGCAGGGCGTGGTGGACCGCTCCGCCTGGCTGGCCGCCGGGCGGGCCGGGCTGCTCGGCCCGGCGGTGGACGAGCGGTACGGCGGCGGGGGCAGCCCCGACTTCCGGTTCGCGGCGGTGCTCGCCGAGGAGTTCGTCCGGGCCGGGGCCAGCGGCCTGGCGATCGGGCTGCACAACGACATCATCGGCCCGTACCTGACCGGCCTGGCCACCGAGGAGCAGAAGGAGCGCTGGCTGCCCGGGTTCTGCTCCGGCGAGCTGATCAGTGCGATCGCGATGACCGAGCCGGACACCGGATCCGACCTGCAGGCGATCCGCACCACCGCGGTCGACGCCGGCGACCACTACGTGCTGAACGGGGCGAAGACCTTCATCTCCAACGGCATCCTCGCCGACCTGGTCGTGGTGGTCGCGAAGACCACGGCGGACGGCGGTGCGCACGGCCTCAGCCTGCTGGTGGTGGAGCGCGGCATGCCGGGCTTCGAACGCGGCCGCAACCTCGACAAGATCGGCCAGAAGGCCCAGGACACCGCCGAGTTGTTCTTCCAGGACGTCCGGGTGCCGAAGGCCAACCTGCTGGGGGAGGAGAACCAGGGCTTCCTGTACCTGATGCGCAACCTCGCCCAGGAGCGGCTGGCCATCGCGGTCGCCGCGATCGCCGCCGCCGAGTTCCTGGTCGAGGAGACCACGGCGTACGTGAAGCAGCGCACCGCGTTCGGCCGGCCGCTGGCCAAGCTGCAGCACGTCCGCTTCGAGATCGCCGAGCTGGCCACCGAGTGCGCCGTCACCCGGGCCTTCGTGGACCGCTGCGTGCTGGAGCACAACCGGTACAACCTGACTCCGGTGGACGCCTCGATGGCGAAGTGGTGGGCCACCGAACTGCAGAAGCGCACGGCCGACCGCTGCCTGCAACTGCACGGCGGCTCCGGCTACATGAGTGACAGCGCGGTCGCCCGGGCGTTCACCGACGGGCGCGTCCAGACCATCTACGGCGGCACCACCGAGATCATGAAAGAGATCATCGGCCGTTCCCTGCTTGCCTGA
- a CDS encoding acetyl-CoA C-acetyltransferase produces the protein MTTEAYVYDAIRTPRGRGKQTGSLHGTKPIDLVVGLIHELRRRFPTLDPAAIDDIVLGVVSPIGDQGSDIARVAAIAAGLPDTVAGVQENRFCASGLEAVNLAAAKVRSGWEDLILAGGVESMSRVKMGSDGGAWFADPMTAYETGFVPQGIGADLIATVEGLSRTDVDAFAAESQARAAKAQADGLFDRSVVPVLDRNGLVVLGRDEFIRPGTTVESLAGLKPSFADIGELGGFDAVALQKYHWVESIDHVHHAGNSSGIVDGAALVAIGSREIGERYGLTPRARIVSAAVSGSEPTIMLTGPAPATRKALAKAGLTAADIDLVEINEAFAAVALRFMRELGFRHDQVNVNGGAIALGHPLGATGAMLIGTLIDELERRDLRYGLATLCVGGGMGIATVIERI, from the coding sequence GTGACCACCGAAGCGTACGTCTACGACGCGATCCGCACGCCGCGCGGCCGCGGCAAGCAGACCGGCTCCCTGCACGGCACCAAGCCGATCGACCTGGTGGTCGGTCTGATCCACGAACTGCGCCGCCGGTTCCCGACCCTGGACCCGGCCGCGATCGACGACATCGTGCTCGGCGTGGTCAGCCCGATCGGCGACCAGGGCTCCGACATCGCCCGGGTCGCGGCGATCGCCGCCGGCCTGCCCGACACCGTCGCGGGCGTGCAGGAGAACCGCTTCTGCGCGTCCGGCCTGGAGGCCGTCAACCTGGCCGCGGCGAAGGTCCGTTCGGGCTGGGAGGACCTGATCCTGGCCGGCGGCGTCGAGTCGATGTCCCGGGTCAAGATGGGCTCCGACGGCGGCGCCTGGTTCGCCGACCCGATGACCGCGTACGAGACCGGCTTCGTCCCGCAGGGCATCGGCGCCGACCTGATCGCCACCGTCGAGGGGCTCAGCCGCACCGACGTGGACGCGTTCGCCGCCGAGTCGCAGGCCCGGGCCGCGAAGGCGCAGGCCGACGGGCTGTTCGACCGCTCGGTGGTGCCGGTGCTGGACCGCAACGGCCTGGTGGTGCTCGGCCGCGACGAGTTCATCCGCCCGGGGACGACCGTCGAGTCGCTGGCCGGGCTGAAGCCCTCCTTCGCCGACATCGGCGAGCTCGGCGGCTTCGACGCCGTCGCGCTGCAGAAGTACCACTGGGTGGAGTCCATCGACCACGTCCACCACGCCGGCAACTCCTCCGGCATCGTGGACGGCGCGGCCCTGGTCGCGATCGGCTCGCGCGAGATCGGCGAGCGCTACGGCCTCACCCCGCGGGCCCGGATCGTCTCCGCCGCGGTCTCCGGCTCCGAGCCGACCATCATGCTCACCGGCCCCGCCCCCGCCACCCGCAAGGCCCTGGCCAAGGCCGGGCTGACCGCCGCCGACATCGACCTGGTCGAGATCAACGAGGCGTTCGCCGCCGTCGCGCTCCGCTTCATGCGCGAACTCGGCTTCCGCCACGACCAGGTGAACGTCAACGGCGGCGCGATCGCCCTCGGCCACCCGCTCGGCGCGACCGGCGCGATGCTGATCGGCACCCTGATCGACGAGCTGGAGCGCCGCGACCTGCGCTACGGCCTGGCCACCCTGTGCGTCGGCGGCGGCATGGGCATCGCCACCGTCATCGAGCGCATCTGA